A stretch of Trichomycterus rosablanca isolate fTriRos1 chromosome 8, fTriRos1.hap1, whole genome shotgun sequence DNA encodes these proteins:
- the LOC134319082 gene encoding ubiquinol-cytochrome-c reductase complex assembly factor 6: MPAGVSWPRYLKMFGASILSMFAGAECVHQYYRPDLSIPNIPPKPGELQTELLGLKARQPASEKH; this comes from the exons ATGCCAGCTGGTGTATCCTGGCCACGTTATCTAAAAATGTTTGGTGCCAGCATATTATCCATGTTTGCTGGCGCAGAGTGTGTCCATCAGTATTACCGCCCAGATCTG AGCATCCCCAATATTCCTCCAAAACCTGGAGAACTGCAGACTGAACTTCTTGGATTGAAAGCAAGACAGCCAGCCTCAGAGAAACACTGA
- the tdg.2 gene encoding G/T mismatch-specific thymine DNA glycosylase, with product MEDKQYDSHMLPVDSFQHWYHSTQEQFQPESIPQYSQLVNAVNYQQEDREYGITDELSVYKDQYPPQSQLHHQLATQHTALPLTPEKGKKRGRPVKQKSQAKDQVDAEDTVKKTKRTLDRFNGMSVEEVMARKLPDIITFNLDILIIGINPGLMSAYKGRHYPNPGNHFWKCLFLSGLTEQQLNYMHDQNLPEKYSIGFTNMVERTTPGSKDLSNKEIREGGKQLLEKLQKYRPRIAAFNGKGIYETFCKEIFGIKAKNLEFGLQPYKVPDTETLCFLMPSSSPRCAQFPRAQDKVHFYIKLKELRDQLRGVVPNQEIEETQYTFNLDMAKDDAKKMPIKEEQHDPAYEESSTSGTHQSCSLYPANKQGVTISEHSSTMESVNSNQWTMQPFAEQIPDIRYPSTNGTTQHY from the exons ATGGAAGACAAGCAGTATGATTCCCATATGCTTCCAGTTGATTCATTTCAGCATTG GTATCACTCCACACAGGAGCAGTTTCAACCAGAGTCAATACCTCAGTACAGTCAGTTGGTGAACGCTGTTAATTATCAGCAGGAAGACAGAGAGTATGGCATCACAGATGAATTATCAGTCTATAAGGATCAATATCCACCTCAAAGCCAACTTCATCATCAGCTGGCTACTCAACACACAG CTCTTCCTTTGACTCCTGAGAAAGGAAAGAAACGTGGGCGACCAGTGAAACAGAAATCACAAGCGAAGGACCAGGTGGATGCTGAagacactgtaaaaaaaaccaaaagaactctggacAGATTTAATGGCATGTCTGTGGAGGAGGTCATGGCCAGGAAACTGCCAGACATCATCACCTTTAACTTAGACATTTTGATA ATTGGAATCAACCCTGGACTAATGTCTGCCTACAAGGGACGACATTACCCAAATCCAGGAAACCATTTTT GGAAGTGCCTGTTCTTATCAGGGCTTACAGAGCAGCAACTGAACTACATGCATGATCAGAATCTTCCAGAAAAATACAGCATTGGGTTTACTAATATGGTAGAGAGGACTACACCTGGTAGCAAAGACCTGTCAAA TAAAGAGATAAGAGAAGGTGGTAAGCAACTTCTGGAAAAGCTGCAGAAATACAGGCCACGTATTGCAGCTTTTAATGGAAAAG GTATTTATGAAACATTTTGTAAAGAGATTTTTGGAATAAAAGCCAAAAACTTAGAATTTGGACTGCAGCCCTACAAAGTTCCAGACACAGAAACG TTGTGCTTCTTGATGCCATCCTCCAGTCCACGCTGTGCTCAGTTCCCTCGTGCTCAGGACAAAGTTCATTTTTATATTAAGCTGAAGGAGCTCAGGGACCAGCTGAGGGGTGTGGTGCCCAACCAGGAGATTGAGGAGACACAGTACACATTCAATTTGGACATGGCCAAAG ATGATGCTAAAAAGATGCCAATCAAGGAAGAGCAGCATGACCCAGCCTATGAGGAAAGCTCTACCAGTGGAACCCACCAGTCCTGCAGCCTCTATCCTGCTAACAAACAAG GTGTCACAATTTCAGAACACTCCTCAACTATGGAGTCAGTCAATTCCAACCAGTGGACAATGCAGCCATTCGCAGAGCAGATTCCAGACATTAGGTATCCCAGCACCAATGGGACAACACAACATTATTAA